One Bemisia tabaci chromosome 7, PGI_BMITA_v3 DNA window includes the following coding sequences:
- the LOC109032981 gene encoding irregular chiasm C-roughest protein isoform X2 has translation MSVSKWIGQVLWTSLCVLCLVCAVVGEQKLVREPQDQTATVGSHVTLPCRVVNKSGSLQWTKDHFGLGEERNMPGFERYSMVGNDEEGDFGLDINPVTLDDDGTYRCQVAQGKNGDPRIISKQARLTVLVPPEPPKITQGESLTATEDQHIEIECISAGGKPPADITWIDETGGQNKKIEEGIQTITEPYPLDDKKWTTKSVLQLVPKKEHHNATFTCQAQNQAERYYQSARLKLYVKYAPKVTVSIDGPLIEGSDVRLSCFAEANPSEVTYRWYVNSHEQDETGTELVLRNISAAMHDSIVKCKVKNAVGESEDSETLFISYGPVFRQKPHSVQVEENSHLTLTCDVDGNPTPEINWFHRGTNSIVGSSANLSIIATSDKAGRYTCQATVRGFPPIEADATVILKGPPTIVSHRLQFGVPGDSVELECIAYSIPPPQKFVWMHNGQELDLSTSGDYVEMKEHIPGGIKSKLTVREAQQYNFGVYNCSVSNQYGSDTFEIILKPQKNFPLLMLLAAIIGGVAVVIFVTLVVILCQRKEKKPSANDLVDSEKQCKESDRSSNISDLKLELRTTDLDYGGHESETSESVVTRVGVPLAGPVPLYNTRLSTSDCNEPVFPPKSDGHNNNGYIPYVDYQRDYNPPPPPPAPEGVDVRYSATYGNPFLRTAPSPALPPPPPPYSSVRNGGVPRQHHQQTSPTSQYITHQPAVKRGTLATHV, from the exons ATGTCCGTGAGTAAGTGGATTGGGCAGGTGTTATGGACGAGCTTGTGCGTGCTGTGCTTGGTGTGCGCGGTGGTGGGCGAGCAGAAGCTGGTGCGGGAGCCGCAGGACCAGACGGCCACCGTGGGCAGCCACGTGACCCTCCCTTGCCGCGTCGTCAACAAGAGCGGGAGCCTCCAGTGGACCAAAGACCACTTCGGCCTCGGCGAAGAACGCAACATGCCCGGCTTCGAACGATACTCCATGGTCGGCAACGACGAAGAAG GTGACTTCGGGTTGGACATCAACCCGGTGACGTTGGACGACGACGGGACGTACCGGTGCCAGGTGGCGCAGGGCAAGAACGGCGACCCTCGGATCATCTCGAAGCAGGCGAGGCTGACGGTGCTCGTGCCGCCGGAGCCGCCCAAGATCACGCAGGGCGAGTCCCTGACGGCCACCGAGGACCAGCACATCGAGATCGAGTGCATCTCCGCCGGCGGAAAGCCACCCGCAGAC ATCACATGGATTGATGAAACAGGTGgtcaaaataagaaaatagaGGAGGGTATTCAAACAATAACAGAGCCCTATCCACTTGATGACAAAAAGTGGACAACCAAGTCAGTTCTTCAGCTGGTACCGAAGAAAGAACATCACAATGCAACATTCACGTGTCAGGCTCAGAATCAGGCCGAGCGATATTACCAAAGCGCTCGCCTCAAGTTATACGTCAAATATGCACCAAAA gTCACTGTAAGCATTGATGGGCCTCTTATCGAAGGAAGTGATGTGCGACTCTCATGTTTTGCCGAGGCAAATCCTTCTGAGGTGACGTACCGTTGGTATGTCAACTCTCATGAGCAAGATGAGACAGGAACTGAGTTGGTGTTGAGAAACATATCAGCTGCCATGCACGACTCAATTGTCAAATGCAAAGTGAAAAACGCAGTGGGTGAATCAGAAGACTCCGAAACTCTATTCATTTCAT ATGGACCAGTTTTCCGCCAGAAACCACACTCCGTGCAGGTGGAAGAAAATTCTCATCTAACATTGACGTGTGATGTCGATGGCAATCCAACTCCAGAAATTAACTGGTTTCACAGAGGCACCAACTCT ATTGTTGGCTCAAGTGCAAATTTATCGATTATTGCCACATCGGACAAAGCAGGCCGTTACACCTGCCAAGCCACCGTTCGGGGGTTCCCTCCAATAGAGGCAGACGCAACTGTTATCCTTAAAGGTCCACCAACAATCGTCAGTCATAGATTGCAATTTGGGGTGCCTGGAGACTCCGTAGAATTGGAGTGCATTGCCTATTCTATCCCCCCTCCGCAGAAATTTGTGTGGATGCACAACGGGCAAGAACTAGATCTGTCCACCAGCGGTGATTACGTG GAGATGAAAGAGCATATACCTGGAGGTATTAAGAGCAAGTTAACAGTTCGAGAAGCCCAGCAGTATAACTTTGGTGTTTACAATTGTTCGGTCTCTAATCAGTATGGGAGTGACACTTTTGAAATTATCTTGAAACCTCAAA aaaattttccattgttAATGTTGCTAGCTGCCATAATTGGAGGTGTAGCTGTTGTAATATTTGTTACTTTGGTCGTCATACTATGCCAGCGAAAAGAGAAAAAGCCTTCCg caaaTGATTTGGTAGACTCAGAAAAACAATGTAAAGAAAGTGACCGATCATCTAATATATCAGATCTGAAATTAGAGCTACGAACAACCGACTTAGACTACGGTGGTCATGAGAGTGAAACCAGTGAGTCAGTAGTCACCAGAGTTGGAGTGCCTCTTGCTGGACCAGTGCCCTTGTACAACACTAGATTATCAACCTCAGATTGTAATGAACCTGTCTTCCCTCCAAAATCT GATGGTCATAACAACAATGGTTACATCCCGTACGTAGATTATCAGCGGGACTACAAccctccaccccctcctccaGCACCAGAGGGCGTTGATGTGCGATATTCTGCCACGTATGGCAACCCATTCTTGAGGACAGCACCTAGTCCAGCCTTACCTCCACCTCCACCCCCATATAGTTCGGTGAGAAACGGTGGTGTTCCACGGCAACACCATCAACAGACAAGCCCTACTTCTCAGTACATCACGCACCAGCCTGCGGTGAAGCGAGGTACTCTGGCCACGCACGTCTAA
- the LOC109032981 gene encoding irregular chiasm C-roughest protein isoform X1: MAFHPSHSPPVNPRKMSVSKWIGQVLWTSLCVLCLVCAVVGEQKLVREPQDQTATVGSHVTLPCRVVNKSGSLQWTKDHFGLGEERNMPGFERYSMVGNDEEGDFGLDINPVTLDDDGTYRCQVAQGKNGDPRIISKQARLTVLVPPEPPKITQGESLTATEDQHIEIECISAGGKPPADITWIDETGGQNKKIEEGIQTITEPYPLDDKKWTTKSVLQLVPKKEHHNATFTCQAQNQAERYYQSARLKLYVKYAPKVTVSIDGPLIEGSDVRLSCFAEANPSEVTYRWYVNSHEQDETGTELVLRNISAAMHDSIVKCKVKNAVGESEDSETLFISYGPVFRQKPHSVQVEENSHLTLTCDVDGNPTPEINWFHRGTNSIVGSSANLSIIATSDKAGRYTCQATVRGFPPIEADATVILKGPPTIVSHRLQFGVPGDSVELECIAYSIPPPQKFVWMHNGQELDLSTSGDYVEMKEHIPGGIKSKLTVREAQQYNFGVYNCSVSNQYGSDTFEIILKPQKNFPLLMLLAAIIGGVAVVIFVTLVVILCQRKEKKPSANDLVDSEKQCKESDRSSNISDLKLELRTTDLDYGGHESETSESVVTRVGVPLAGPVPLYNTRLSTSDCNEPVFPPKSDGHNNNGYIPYVDYQRDYNPPPPPPAPEGVDVRYSATYGNPFLRTAPSPALPPPPPPYSSVRNGGVPRQHHQQTSPTSQYITHQPAVKRGTLATHV, from the exons GAGGAAGATGTCCGTGAGTAAGTGGATTGGGCAGGTGTTATGGACGAGCTTGTGCGTGCTGTGCTTGGTGTGCGCGGTGGTGGGCGAGCAGAAGCTGGTGCGGGAGCCGCAGGACCAGACGGCCACCGTGGGCAGCCACGTGACCCTCCCTTGCCGCGTCGTCAACAAGAGCGGGAGCCTCCAGTGGACCAAAGACCACTTCGGCCTCGGCGAAGAACGCAACATGCCCGGCTTCGAACGATACTCCATGGTCGGCAACGACGAAGAAG GTGACTTCGGGTTGGACATCAACCCGGTGACGTTGGACGACGACGGGACGTACCGGTGCCAGGTGGCGCAGGGCAAGAACGGCGACCCTCGGATCATCTCGAAGCAGGCGAGGCTGACGGTGCTCGTGCCGCCGGAGCCGCCCAAGATCACGCAGGGCGAGTCCCTGACGGCCACCGAGGACCAGCACATCGAGATCGAGTGCATCTCCGCCGGCGGAAAGCCACCCGCAGAC ATCACATGGATTGATGAAACAGGTGgtcaaaataagaaaatagaGGAGGGTATTCAAACAATAACAGAGCCCTATCCACTTGATGACAAAAAGTGGACAACCAAGTCAGTTCTTCAGCTGGTACCGAAGAAAGAACATCACAATGCAACATTCACGTGTCAGGCTCAGAATCAGGCCGAGCGATATTACCAAAGCGCTCGCCTCAAGTTATACGTCAAATATGCACCAAAA gTCACTGTAAGCATTGATGGGCCTCTTATCGAAGGAAGTGATGTGCGACTCTCATGTTTTGCCGAGGCAAATCCTTCTGAGGTGACGTACCGTTGGTATGTCAACTCTCATGAGCAAGATGAGACAGGAACTGAGTTGGTGTTGAGAAACATATCAGCTGCCATGCACGACTCAATTGTCAAATGCAAAGTGAAAAACGCAGTGGGTGAATCAGAAGACTCCGAAACTCTATTCATTTCAT ATGGACCAGTTTTCCGCCAGAAACCACACTCCGTGCAGGTGGAAGAAAATTCTCATCTAACATTGACGTGTGATGTCGATGGCAATCCAACTCCAGAAATTAACTGGTTTCACAGAGGCACCAACTCT ATTGTTGGCTCAAGTGCAAATTTATCGATTATTGCCACATCGGACAAAGCAGGCCGTTACACCTGCCAAGCCACCGTTCGGGGGTTCCCTCCAATAGAGGCAGACGCAACTGTTATCCTTAAAGGTCCACCAACAATCGTCAGTCATAGATTGCAATTTGGGGTGCCTGGAGACTCCGTAGAATTGGAGTGCATTGCCTATTCTATCCCCCCTCCGCAGAAATTTGTGTGGATGCACAACGGGCAAGAACTAGATCTGTCCACCAGCGGTGATTACGTG GAGATGAAAGAGCATATACCTGGAGGTATTAAGAGCAAGTTAACAGTTCGAGAAGCCCAGCAGTATAACTTTGGTGTTTACAATTGTTCGGTCTCTAATCAGTATGGGAGTGACACTTTTGAAATTATCTTGAAACCTCAAA aaaattttccattgttAATGTTGCTAGCTGCCATAATTGGAGGTGTAGCTGTTGTAATATTTGTTACTTTGGTCGTCATACTATGCCAGCGAAAAGAGAAAAAGCCTTCCg caaaTGATTTGGTAGACTCAGAAAAACAATGTAAAGAAAGTGACCGATCATCTAATATATCAGATCTGAAATTAGAGCTACGAACAACCGACTTAGACTACGGTGGTCATGAGAGTGAAACCAGTGAGTCAGTAGTCACCAGAGTTGGAGTGCCTCTTGCTGGACCAGTGCCCTTGTACAACACTAGATTATCAACCTCAGATTGTAATGAACCTGTCTTCCCTCCAAAATCT GATGGTCATAACAACAATGGTTACATCCCGTACGTAGATTATCAGCGGGACTACAAccctccaccccctcctccaGCACCAGAGGGCGTTGATGTGCGATATTCTGCCACGTATGGCAACCCATTCTTGAGGACAGCACCTAGTCCAGCCTTACCTCCACCTCCACCCCCATATAGTTCGGTGAGAAACGGTGGTGTTCCACGGCAACACCATCAACAGACAAGCCCTACTTCTCAGTACATCACGCACCAGCCTGCGGTGAAGCGAGGTACTCTGGCCACGCACGTCTAA